GGTTATGTGGGGGTGGTCTTCCGAGACAACATGTCCTACCGGCTGAGGTTCCCCTACAATCAGCTGCCCTTACCCAGCGACTACACGGAGTCCATTGGTGAGGGGGACAGTAATCTGTGTTaaactgtaatgtaatgtaacaagTGTCATGTTTGGATTAGGCTGCATAGCAGATTTCAGCCTCTACAGAACGAGGTTAAAGTAATGTATTACTTTATCTATTAACATGCAGGTAAATGAATGTAGCCAAGTTTGAACTGTTTAATGATCGAGTAACAACATTGTGTCATTTTGGTTGATCTTGTTATGTAATAGTTTGGTCGAAAGACAAACAGGAAGGTCACATGTGTCTATGCTGCCTTATGTTATTGTTTCATTattctgctcctcttcttccaCAGCTAGTTGTTTTTCCAACTCTGTGAATTGCCGAGCCGCTAACTACTGGTACTCTGGGTTTGTGCGCCTGCAGACCCTCATTGACGCCACCATCATTCAGGTGAGgggaaaggtcaaaggtcaagagcAAATCACACTCTCATGGCTCTCGGTTGCCTCGGCAATCGCACATGATTGACACCgacctctctttccctgtctgccAACA
The nucleotide sequence above comes from Clupea harengus unplaced genomic scaffold, Ch_v2.0.2, whole genome shotgun sequence. Encoded proteins:
- the LOC122132674 gene encoding cholesterol transporter ABCA5-like, with protein sequence MLLSLLILISTLNPHVYYGGVGTTELESENYLSLKGLGYTPITNVTNHIMEEVAQELHMQDRLEMFANEEDLENASLYEPLGYVGVVFRDNMSYRLRFPYNQLPLPSDYTESIASCFSNSVNCRAANYWYSGFVRLQTLIDATIIQVRGKVKGQEQITLSWLSVASAIAHD